A segment of the Streptomyces sp. XD-27 genome:
ACGAGCGCCGGGCCCAGGCCCTCATCGGCTGGCTGCTGGAGCGGTCCGCCCTCGAAGGGCACACCGCGCTCGCGGCCTCCGCGGTGCGCGAGGCGCTGGCGAAGCGAGCCGTGCCGGATCCGGACGAGGCGCTGCGTACCGCGATCGGCGACGGCGGCGTGCTGGTCTTCCACGACGCGATCGGCGGCCCGGGAGGCACCAAGCCGGGCTCGGACGAGGACGACGAGGCGCCGCCGGTGCGGGTGCTGCTGGGGCTGGACCGGTACGCCCTCGCCGAGGAGAGCCTCGCAGACGGCCTGACCCGGCTGGTCAACACCTTCGGACAGGGCGGCGCGGCCGCATCCGGCGGCACGGGCGCATCGAGCGACGGGGCCGCGCCGGGCGAGGACGAGCGGGCTGCGGACCAGGCCGAGCCGGCGGCGGGCGGCCGGCGCGGCGACGGCCGTCCCGGCACCTCGGGTGGGTCGGAGGACGCCTGGTCGGCGGCGGCCGCCGCCGCGCCGTCCCCGTCCGCCGCCGAGCTGATCCGCGCGGCCGCCGGTCACGGTCTGGTCGCCCACAGCGGCGGCGAGGCGGCGCGCGCCGAACCCGCCGCCCTGGTCGCCGCGGCCCGCGCGCTGGGCCTGCGGGCGTACGCGGCCGCGCACAGCCACGACGGCAGGCAGCGGCTGGCCGCGGCCCTGGACGGGATGCGCGACGCGTCGCGGGACGCGGGCGCGCCGGACGCCGACGAGCCGGTGGCGCTCACCGTCACCGGGCTGCTGTCCGGCCGGGAAGGGCCCGGGCGGGACGAGGACGGCGCGCTCGCGCTCGACCTGCTCGCCGTTCTGGACGCTCCGCAGCTCGACGTGGAGACCGCGGCGATGCTGGTGGAATCGCTGCCGGACGGTGCCCGGCTGGTGCTCAGCGGCGACCCGGGGGTGCTCGCGTCGGCCGGTCCGGGCCGGGTCTTCGCGGATCTGCTGGCGGCCCGCAGCTGTCCGCAGGTCGTCTCCCGTACGCCGGATCCCGGCCCGATCGGGGAGCTGGTGTCGGGGATCGGCATCGGAGAGCTGAACCAGGTCGAGGCACCCGGCAAGGAGGTCGTGATCGTCCCCGTGCGCGACGCCGGGGAAGCGGTGCACCGGACGGTGCAGCTCGTCGCCGACTCGGTGCCGCGGGCGATCGGCGTACCGCCGGAGCTGACCCAGGTCATCACCCCGGGGCACGGCGGGGCGGCCGGGACCCGGGCGCTCAACGCGGCGCTGAAAGAACGGCTGAATCCCGGCCCCGGCCGGTTCGGCGGGTTCGACCCGGGCGACCGTGTGGTGTACGTCCCGGCGCCGGGGCGTGCCGTGCCGGGCACCGTGGTCTCCGCGGACGCCGCGGGACTCCACCTGGACTGCGCGGGCGGGGCGGTGACCGTACCGCGCGAGCGCGTCGGCGACGCCGTGCGGCACGGCTGGGCCGTCACGGCGCACCAGGCGGGTGGGACGCGCTGGCCCGCGGCCGTGGTGGTACTGCCGGGCGACGCGACGGCGGGCCTGACCCGTGCCTGGGTCTACACCGCGTTCAGTCGCGGCGAGCGCCACCTGTCCGTGGTGCACGGCGCGGACGAGGCGCTGCCCCAAGCGGTCGCACACGTCCCGGCCGCGGACCGGACCACCCGGCTGCGGTCGCTGCTGGAGGCGCAGCGCCAGCCCGCCGGGTGACCGGTCCCGCTCACCGGTGATGCCCGCCGGTCACGTCCCCGCAGGCGGGCGGACGCGACCGGCGGTGAGTCGCCGTACGCGCGCGCGTGCGGCCGGTGCCGGATCCGTACTCCGGACGTGAGTGGTGCCGTACCCGCCCCGGACAGCGGCGGGCGCCGCACCCCGCCCCGACCGGTGCCGGATCCGTACCCGGGCGCGACCAGCGGCGGATGCCGTACGCCGAGCCGGCCGGTGGCTGATCCCGTACACCACCGAAGGCGAGGGCCAGGGGCGGGGTCGGGGTCGGGGCGGCCCCCGGAATCGCGTCCCGCGAAATCGCGGCCCGGAGGCGGCTCAGCCTCCGGGGCCCAGCACCTCCAGGTCGTCCTCGTCCGCGTCGTCATCCTCGCTGTCGAGTTCCCGGTCGAAGACCTCACTGACATCGAACCGGCACACGACCCGCTGCGGGTCCACCTGGTCGAACGGTGCCGTCAGCCACTCCCCCGGCTCGGCGAGATCGTCCGCCGCGGCCACCCACAGGGTCGAGTCGCCCTCTTCCAGCCCGAACTCCTTGTGCCGAGAGGCGATCTCGTCCGGCTCGTACTCGCCGAACAACACACCGAGCGCCGCGTGCACGCTGCTCCCGGCGGAACCCCCGGACCGCCGGAGGCACCGTTGCCCGGACTCGCGTCCGGATCGAGGTCGGCGACCCGCTGGGCCTGCGACATCAGCCGCTGCGGTTCCAGGACCGCGTAGTCCCGGCGGATCAGCACGCTCAGGGCGCTGGGTTCCTCCGGCCCCGCGTAGGCGGGCATGCTGCCGTCGCCGGGGATCTCGAAGGGGGTGACCTCGTCGTAGGCGTCGTAGAGCAGCTCGTCATACGCCTCGGCTGCCGCCGCCAGCTCGTTGAACGCGGCGTAGACGGCCGGGTCGTCCTCGCCCGACCGCCGTTCGACAGCGTCGAGGTGGCGGTCCAGCGCGGCTTTCACCGCTTCGGCGGCGGCGCGTACCTCGGCAGCGGATGGCTGCGCAGCATCAGACATAGTGCAGACGCTATCCGTATCGGGGCAGTTCCCGCACAATAGATGCGATGCCGGAATACGAATTCTGTGATGTGTACGTGCCGAGGGGTGTCTCGCGCAAGGCTGCCACTCGCCTGCTGACCGACCACGCCGAGTACGGACACTGGGAGTTGGACCGACTGCGGCTGAACCCTGACGGCAGCCGCAGAGTGCGGCTGCGACGTCGGATCATCCGCCAGCTGCGTGCCACCTGGTAGGACGCTCACCCCGGTCCCGGTGAGGGACCGGTCCTGGTGAGGGACCGGTGCTGGTAAGGGAAGAGCGGGCCCCGCGGATACGGAGCCCGCTCTGTGCCGTGCCGGTGCGGCGCTCAGCGCCGCCGTCCTCGGGCGTGCGGCCGCACTCAGGCGTGCGGCCGGATTCCGGCAGGCCGCCGTGCTACGGCGTGCGGCCGGGCCGCGGCGTCATTCCGGGCCGCGGGAGGCATGGCGACGGCGCTTACTGCTGCTGAGCGCGGGCGCGGCGGAAGAGCACCGCGCCGGCCAGCAGCATGCCCGCGCCGGCGGGGAGGAGTACGCCCACCGCCGGACCGGCACCGGTCTCCGCGAGCTGCTCGGATCCCACCAGCTGCGGCCCGGTGCTGCCCGTGTTCCCCGACGTCCCGCCGCGGCGGCCCTTCGAGTCATCCGAGCCGTGCGAGCTGCCCGAGCCGTCCGAGCTGTCCGAGTCGTCGGAGGACTTCGGCGGCATCGGGGTCTTCGGGTGGTGCGGCTTGGGCTTGCCCTTACCCTTGCCGTGCCCGTGCGAACCGGACTTTCCGGCGTTGTTCTTGCAGTCGCCGCCCAGCGCGGTGTTGGCGAGCGTGATGACATCGACGGTGTTGCCGCAGACGTTCACCGGAGCATTGATCGGCACCTGCACGGTGTTGCCGGAGAGGACGCCGGGCGAACCGTGCGTGCCGCCCTTGGCGACGGCGCCGCCCTGCGAACCGCTGCCCTTCGCGTGGCCGCCCTTCGAGCCGCCGCCGCGCCCCTTGCCCGGGTTCGACTTGCCGCCCTTGCCGCCCTTGCCGGCATGGGATCCGCCGGCCTTGGCCCCGCCGCCGCTGTTGCTGCAGTTGGCGCCCGCCGAGGGGTTGAGCACACCGATCACGTCGACGGTGTTCCCGCAGACGTTCACCGGCACGTTGACCGGGACCTGGATCGAATTGCCGGACGCGACGCCCGGCGAGTTCGAAGCGGTGGCCCCACCGGCGCCCGAGCCCGCGTGGGCATAGCCGGCGGCCGCGGCGAGCACACTCCCCGCTGCCGCAACGGTCAT
Coding sequences within it:
- a CDS encoding chaplin, with amino-acid sequence MTVAAAGSVLAAAAGYAHAGSGAGGATASNSPGVASGNSIQVPVNVPVNVCGNTVDVIGVLNPSAGANCSNSGGGAKAGGSHAGKGGKGGKSNPGKGRGGGSKGGHAKGSGSQGGAVAKGGTHGSPGVLSGNTVQVPINAPVNVCGNTVDVITLANTALGGDCKNNAGKSGSHGHGKGKGKPKPHHPKTPMPPKSSDDSDSSDGSGSSHGSDDSKGRRGGTSGNTGSTGPQLVGSEQLAETGAGPAVGVLLPAGAGMLLAGAVLFRRARAQQQ
- a CDS encoding DUF5703 family protein, whose amino-acid sequence is MPEYEFCDVYVPRGVSRKAATRLLTDHAEYGHWELDRLRLNPDGSRRVRLRRRIIRQLRATW
- a CDS encoding helix-hairpin-helix domain-containing protein produces the protein MSTDHLAGEAATAPEEEPVPDPDPATGTEPRAAAGGETPIEGAAPVLAAVGGDNAAEDASAAPDGAGAASSGGVNEGAGEVGAGAAGPAGGPAAGSAEGSGAAEAAGPAADTASTEATRSAADTGAAEATRSAADTGSAEATEPAADTGAAESPEPAESLRPAAATGSAEGARSTGSAGTPAGAAEATGSGRKRSAAAEALAAAVRAVESGERSAASFFTEQAPARPAQPRRAAGAQPGGSIAGTPGGPGSGGRPGPAPTGSGPHAATGPGSATGPDAGSGRSAVGGGPAAPRPHGGGPLPTLPPRPALGDAAGIREVLAAGGAPEQFAVPVAEALGEQAAEALREDPWRLLAVPGVRPEQADSFARALLGAACGPGDERRAQALIGWLLERSALEGHTALAASAVREALAKRAVPDPDEALRTAIGDGGVLVFHDAIGGPGGTKPGSDEDDEAPPVRVLLGLDRYALAEESLADGLTRLVNTFGQGGAAASGGTGASSDGAAPGEDERAADQAEPAAGGRRGDGRPGTSGGSEDAWSAAAAAAPSPSAAELIRAAAGHGLVAHSGGEAARAEPAALVAAARALGLRAYAAAHSHDGRQRLAAALDGMRDASRDAGAPDADEPVALTVTGLLSGREGPGRDEDGALALDLLAVLDAPQLDVETAAMLVESLPDGARLVLSGDPGVLASAGPGRVFADLLAARSCPQVVSRTPDPGPIGELVSGIGIGELNQVEAPGKEVVIVPVRDAGEAVHRTVQLVADSVPRAIGVPPELTQVITPGHGGAAGTRALNAALKERLNPGPGRFGGFDPGDRVVYVPAPGRAVPGTVVSADAAGLHLDCAGGAVTVPRERVGDAVRHGWAVTAHQAGGTRWPAAVVVLPGDATAGLTRAWVYTAFSRGERHLSVVHGADEALPQAVAHVPAADRTTRLRSLLEAQRQPAG